Sequence from the Candidatus Effluviviaceae Genus V sp. genome:
CGGTCGCGAAGACGACCGGCTCGGCCGCGCGCTACATCGATGCCGACGGGCGTGAGGAGCCGGTGCCGAGGCCGGGCCCCGCCAACATCCGCGAGCAGATCGGCATCGTCGCCCGGGCGGCGGGTGAGCGGGCACACGCGTTCGTCGTGGAGTGCATGGCCATCCGGCCCGATCTCCAGAGGGTCTCGGAGCACCAGCTCGTGCGCTCGACGGTCGGTGTCATCACCAACGTCCGGCCGGACCATCTTGACGTCATGGGACCGACCGTCGACGACGTCGCGGTGGCGCTGGCCGGGACCATTCCGCGGGGCGGCGTCGTCTTCACGTCGGAGCACGACCGGGTCGGTCCTCTCAGGGAGACGGCCGAGAGACTGGGGGCCCAGCTTCGGGAGGTCGGCACGCCGGATGACGCGTCTCTGACCGACGGATTCTCGTACGTCGAGCACGCCGAGAACATCGCCCTCTCGCTCGCCGTCTGTGAGCACCTCGGCGTAGACCGCGAGACCGCCCTCAGAGGGATGCGGGCGGCGAGTCCCGACCCCGGCGCGCTCACCGTCCACCGTTTCCAGACCGAGGGCAAGGAGATCGAGTTCATCAACGCTTTCGCGGCGAACGACCGCGAGTCGACGCGCGCCGTCTGGGAGACGGTCGCGCCCCGGTCGGACCCTGAGAGAAAGGTCGTCGTCATCGTCGGGATGCGGGAGGACCGTCCCGACCGAGCGTTCCAGTTCGGAGAGATCATCGCGGAGGACCTCGACGCGGACCACTTCATCCTCGCCGGTGGCATGACACAGGCGGTCAGGCGGATCGCCCTCTCCAGGGGGCTCGACCAGTCGAAGGTCACCGACCTCGGGGGGCTCGGGGCCTTCGACGTCTACGAGGCGCTCGTCGGTCATGCCGGCAGGCGGACCATCGCCGTCGGCGTCGGGAACATCGGCGGCGTCGGAGGCAGGCTCCTCGAACTCATCCAGGGGGAGAACCAGTGATTCC
This genomic interval carries:
- the pgsB gene encoding poly-gamma-glutamate synthase PgsB, which translates into the protein VLLLAVAFFTYGLVEYRLHVRRLGALPVRVHVNGTRGKSSVTRLISAGLREGGVRTVAKTTGSAARYIDADGREEPVPRPGPANIREQIGIVARAAGERAHAFVVECMAIRPDLQRVSEHQLVRSTVGVITNVRPDHLDVMGPTVDDVAVALAGTIPRGGVVFTSEHDRVGPLRETAERLGAQLREVGTPDDASLTDGFSYVEHAENIALSLAVCEHLGVDRETALRGMRAASPDPGALTVHRFQTEGKEIEFINAFAANDRESTRAVWETVAPRSDPERKVVVIVGMREDRPDRAFQFGEIIAEDLDADHFILAGGMTQAVRRIALSRGLDQSKVTDLGGLGAFDVYEALVGHAGRRTIAVGVGNIGGVGGRLLELIQGENQ